From Paraburkholderia sabiae, a single genomic window includes:
- a CDS encoding GNAT family N-acetyltransferase, whose product MRELPTPTLPFASILEPRRRLPRTEETVTAQHRLQVSWARTDEELREAQRLRYRVFAEEMGARLSGPAGLDVDSFDAYCDHLIVRDLDTLKVVGTYRVLPPHQAARIGRLYAEGEFDVSRLTHLRSKMVEVGRSCVHPDYRSGSVIMSLWAGLGSYMQHNGYETMLGCASVAMADGGHYAANLYASMADDALTTPEYRAFPHTPLPVEELQTGAKVAPPPLIKGYLRLGAKICGAPAWDPDFNTADFLTLFRLEEINARYARHFLGDALGR is encoded by the coding sequence ATGCGAGAACTGCCGACGCCAACCCTGCCCTTCGCATCGATCCTCGAGCCGCGTCGTCGTTTGCCGCGCACGGAAGAAACGGTCACTGCCCAGCATCGTCTGCAAGTGTCGTGGGCGCGCACCGACGAGGAGCTTCGTGAAGCGCAGCGTCTGCGTTACCGGGTCTTCGCCGAGGAAATGGGCGCGCGCCTGTCCGGTCCTGCCGGCCTCGACGTCGATTCGTTCGACGCTTACTGCGATCACCTGATCGTCCGCGATCTCGACACGCTGAAGGTGGTCGGCACGTACCGCGTGCTGCCGCCGCACCAGGCGGCGCGTATCGGCCGCCTGTATGCCGAGGGCGAGTTCGATGTATCGCGTCTCACGCACTTGCGCTCGAAGATGGTCGAAGTGGGCCGCTCGTGCGTGCATCCCGACTATCGCAGCGGCTCGGTGATCATGTCGCTGTGGGCGGGTCTCGGCTCGTACATGCAGCACAACGGTTACGAGACGATGCTCGGCTGCGCGAGCGTCGCGATGGCTGACGGTGGGCACTATGCTGCCAACCTGTATGCATCGATGGCCGATGATGCGCTGACGACGCCGGAGTATCGTGCGTTTCCGCATACGCCGTTGCCTGTCGAAGAATTGCAGACTGGGGCGAAGGTTGCGCCGCCGCCGCTGATCAAGGGTTATTTGCGGCTCGGGGCGAAGATTTGTGGTGCCCCGGCGTGGGATCCTGATTTCAATACCGCTGATTTCTTGACGCTGTTCAGGTTGGAGGAGATCAATGCGCGGTATGCGCGGCATTTTCTTGGTGATGCGCTAGGCCGTTGA
- a CDS encoding SixA phosphatase family protein, protein MNLILWRHAEAEDTASSDLARQLTTRGRKQAQASAKWLRARLPDDAVILASPATRTVQTAESLTDQYRVVREIAPDASAADVLTAAGWPNGIAPTVVVVGHQPTLGHVVARLLADSGASWPIKKSAIWWIESRTRGNDEQAVLLAAITSDLI, encoded by the coding sequence ATGAACCTGATTCTCTGGCGTCACGCCGAAGCTGAAGACACGGCCTCGAGCGATCTCGCCCGCCAGCTGACGACACGCGGCCGCAAGCAGGCGCAGGCGTCCGCGAAATGGCTGCGCGCGCGTCTTCCCGACGACGCCGTGATCCTCGCGAGCCCTGCCACGCGCACCGTCCAGACGGCCGAATCGTTGACGGACCAATACCGCGTCGTGCGCGAGATCGCGCCGGACGCGAGTGCCGCGGATGTGCTCACGGCAGCCGGCTGGCCCAACGGCATCGCGCCGACCGTCGTGGTGGTCGGCCATCAGCCGACGCTCGGCCATGTCGTCGCCCGCCTGCTCGCCGACAGCGGCGCGAGCTGGCCGATCAAGAAGTCAGCGATCTGGTGGATCGAGAGCCGCACGCGCGGCAATGACGAGCAGGCTGTGCTGCTTGCGGCGATCACCAGCGACCTGATCTGA
- a CDS encoding DUF3309 family protein: MTLGTILLIVLILLLIGALPSWPYSREWGYRPTSLVGVVLIVVIVLLLMGQI; the protein is encoded by the coding sequence ATGACCCTCGGAACCATTCTGTTGATCGTGCTGATCCTGCTTTTGATCGGCGCCCTCCCAAGCTGGCCGTACAGCCGCGAATGGGGCTATCGTCCGACGAGCCTCGTCGGCGTCGTGCTGATCGTGGTGATCGTGTTGCTGCTGATGGGTCAGATATGA
- a CDS encoding YajG family lipoprotein gives MKRFLLAASLFSLFALSACADDPTIHHHVPPKDPADYHGVPTDDRPPSMIDAPAAPQ, from the coding sequence ATGAAGCGCTTCCTGCTGGCTGCCTCGCTGTTTTCGCTGTTCGCCCTGTCGGCGTGTGCCGACGATCCGACCATCCACCATCACGTGCCGCCCAAAGATCCCGCCGACTATCACGGCGTGCCGACGGACGATCGTCCGCCGTCGATGATCGACGCGCCCGCCGCGCCTCAATAA
- a CDS encoding MATE family efflux transporter, whose translation MNDRRDDAAALDTTSTADALPTHWHRRVLTLALPIVLANLTQPILGAVDTAVAGHLDSASYLGGVALGGLFFSFVFWGFGFLRMGTTGLVAQSFGADDQAGLRMNVVRAMLLAFAIGAVVLALQVPLIDFAIRTIGGSDEVQRHARAYCHARIWAAPLALGNYVVLGWLLGTQRVRVALATQVFINTVNIVAVCLFVYAFDWGVAGIGAATATADALGFVFGAVLLWQMRPRGLPALERAALFDPAALRRMVTINRDIFVRTMCLLGVFGWFAHLGAKQGDATLAANALLLNFQTFMGYGLDGFAHAAEALVGAAIGARNRDAFRQAVKVTLLWSALGALAFSLVYWMTGTWIIERLTDQAAVRATAEAFLPWTALSPIVSVWGFLLDGVFIGATRTRDLMTSMVVSLGAFLAASWALAGTHGNHGLWAALMIFMAARGLTLARLLPRLTRDIGPALPQSHA comes from the coding sequence TTGAACGATCGCCGCGACGACGCAGCCGCGCTGGATACCACGTCCACGGCAGACGCCCTGCCGACGCACTGGCACCGGCGCGTGCTGACGCTCGCGCTCCCGATCGTTCTCGCCAATCTGACGCAGCCGATCCTCGGCGCCGTCGACACCGCCGTCGCCGGGCACCTGGACAGCGCGTCGTATCTCGGCGGCGTCGCACTCGGTGGACTGTTCTTCAGCTTCGTATTCTGGGGCTTCGGCTTTCTGCGCATGGGCACGACGGGGCTCGTCGCGCAATCGTTCGGTGCCGACGATCAGGCCGGTCTGCGCATGAACGTCGTGCGCGCGATGCTGCTCGCGTTTGCGATCGGCGCCGTGGTGCTCGCGCTGCAGGTTCCGCTGATCGACTTCGCGATACGCACGATCGGCGGCAGCGATGAGGTTCAGCGCCACGCGCGCGCTTACTGTCATGCGCGCATCTGGGCGGCCCCGCTCGCGCTAGGCAACTATGTCGTGCTGGGCTGGCTGCTCGGCACGCAGCGCGTGCGCGTCGCGCTCGCGACGCAAGTCTTCATTAACACGGTGAACATCGTCGCCGTGTGCCTGTTCGTGTATGCGTTCGATTGGGGCGTGGCGGGTATCGGCGCGGCGACAGCGACGGCCGATGCGCTCGGCTTCGTGTTCGGCGCCGTGCTGCTCTGGCAGATGCGCCCGCGCGGCCTGCCCGCGCTCGAACGCGCCGCGCTATTCGATCCGGCCGCGCTGAGGCGCATGGTGACGATCAACCGCGACATCTTCGTGCGGACGATGTGCCTGCTCGGCGTCTTCGGCTGGTTCGCCCATCTCGGCGCGAAACAGGGCGACGCGACGCTCGCGGCGAACGCGCTGCTGCTCAATTTCCAGACCTTCATGGGCTATGGACTCGACGGCTTCGCGCATGCGGCGGAAGCGCTCGTCGGCGCGGCCATCGGTGCGCGCAATCGCGATGCGTTCCGCCAGGCCGTCAAGGTGACGCTGCTGTGGTCGGCGCTTGGTGCGCTCGCGTTTTCGCTCGTCTACTGGATGACGGGGACGTGGATCATCGAGCGTCTGACCGATCAGGCGGCCGTGCGCGCGACGGCGGAAGCTTTCCTGCCGTGGACGGCGCTATCGCCGATCGTCTCCGTGTGGGGCTTTCTGCTCGACGGCGTGTTCATCGGCGCGACGCGTACGCGCGATCTGATGACGTCGATGGTGGTGTCGCTCGGCGCGTTTCTGGCCGCTTCGTGGGCGCTCGCAGGCACGCACGGCAACCACGGCTTGTGGGCGGCGCTGATGATCTTCATGGCAGCGCGCGGCCTCACGCTCGCGCGTCTGCTGCCGCGTCTCACACGCGATATCGGCCCCGCGTTGCCGCAGAGCCATGCGTGA
- a CDS encoding DUF2288 domain-containing protein produces the protein MTSSDTPQSPLYQKLLGETAKIGWSELERFFARGMLLRVARDLDLVSVAEAIASDDAAQVTQWLSSGLVERVQAETAADFAARDPDLWAVVVSPWVCVQERG, from the coding sequence ATGACTTCCTCCGACACCCCACAAAGCCCTCTCTATCAAAAGCTGCTCGGCGAAACCGCGAAGATCGGCTGGTCCGAACTCGAACGCTTCTTTGCGCGCGGCATGCTGCTGCGCGTGGCACGCGATCTCGATCTGGTGAGCGTCGCCGAAGCGATCGCCAGCGACGACGCCGCGCAGGTCACGCAATGGCTGTCGTCGGGACTCGTCGAACGTGTGCAGGCGGAGACGGCCGCCGACTTCGCCGCGCGCGACCCGGACCTGTGGGCCGTCGTGGTCTCGCCGTGGGTCTGTGTGCAGGAGCGCGGTTGA
- a CDS encoding peptidoglycan DD-metalloendopeptidase family protein produces MLTTKIRRLVCGVMVAALAACGSAPVGPGFYRVERGDTLYKVARSNRTSVQNIVRWNNLSNPDSIEVGQVLRVSPPPGTATASTGSSRSSSSASASAGTSSSSRSAAADTPSAPASSISLIWPATGNVIRGFDGNNSKGIDIANAAGTPVFAAAGGTVVYASNGLRGYGNLLIIKHNADYLTAYAHNRTLLVKEGETVQQGQKIAEMGDSDNDRVMLHFELRYAGRSIDPARSLPPR; encoded by the coding sequence ATGTTGACAACAAAAATCAGACGGCTCGTCTGCGGGGTCATGGTCGCAGCACTGGCCGCATGTGGCTCGGCACCTGTAGGTCCGGGTTTCTATCGCGTCGAACGGGGCGACACGCTGTACAAGGTCGCGCGTAGCAACCGCACGTCGGTACAGAACATCGTCCGCTGGAACAACCTGTCGAACCCCGATTCGATCGAGGTCGGTCAGGTGCTGCGCGTCTCGCCGCCGCCCGGCACGGCAACGGCGAGCACGGGTTCGTCGCGAAGCAGCAGCAGCGCGAGCGCGTCGGCGGGAACGTCGTCTTCGTCGCGCAGTGCGGCAGCGGATACGCCGTCGGCGCCTGCGTCGTCGATCTCGCTGATCTGGCCGGCGACGGGCAACGTGATTCGCGGCTTCGACGGCAACAATTCGAAGGGCATCGATATCGCCAACGCCGCGGGCACGCCCGTGTTCGCCGCGGCGGGCGGCACCGTCGTGTATGCGAGCAACGGCTTGCGCGGCTACGGCAATCTGCTGATCATCAAGCACAACGCCGACTATCTGACGGCCTACGCGCACAACCGCACGCTGCTCGTGAAGGAAGGCGAAACGGTGCAGCAAGGCCAGAAGATCGCCGAAATGGGCGATTCCGACAACGATCGCGTGATGCTGCATTTCGAGCTGCGTTACGCGGGCCGTTCGATCGATCCGGCACGCTCGCTGCCACCGCGCTAA
- a CDS encoding aldose epimerase family protein yields the protein MPQFQQQDIIEIARDASLLRVAPQAGGRLLSWDIDGQSVIFWPDQADWSQPARVRGGNPLLFPFLGRHFVDGQIGRWKDAQGTVRELPMHGFARDLPFEATVDEAARSISMTLTDSDATRTGYPFSFRFETRYTLVDPHTLDVEFITTNTGAAGSAPLPYYAGHHFYFTLPHTQRGETVLELPRTVRRHQLPDGAITPGEAGEPDYRLDDPRIMDRFHCLDGAPDHLVRVVALGLNRSITIDLQRPGSVPWYAVTTWTEKPESGFFCVEPWLGLPDAIHNGLGLRWLDAGDTETASLRIAVGTLP from the coding sequence ATGCCTCAATTCCAGCAACAGGACATCATCGAGATCGCACGCGACGCCTCCTTGCTGCGCGTCGCTCCGCAGGCGGGCGGCCGCCTGCTGTCGTGGGACATCGACGGCCAGTCGGTGATCTTCTGGCCCGACCAGGCGGACTGGAGCCAGCCCGCGCGCGTGCGCGGCGGCAATCCGCTGCTCTTTCCGTTTCTCGGCCGACATTTCGTCGACGGACAGATCGGCCGCTGGAAGGACGCGCAAGGCACCGTGCGCGAACTGCCGATGCACGGCTTCGCGCGCGACCTGCCGTTCGAAGCCACGGTCGACGAAGCGGCCCGCTCGATCAGCATGACGCTGACCGACAGTGACGCGACGCGCACGGGCTATCCGTTCAGCTTCCGCTTCGAAACCCGTTACACGCTGGTCGACCCGCACACGCTCGACGTCGAATTCATCACGACCAACACGGGCGCGGCAGGCAGCGCGCCGCTGCCCTACTACGCGGGTCATCACTTCTATTTCACGCTGCCGCACACGCAACGCGGCGAGACCGTGCTCGAACTGCCGCGCACGGTGCGCCGTCATCAGTTGCCCGACGGCGCGATCACGCCGGGCGAAGCGGGCGAGCCGGACTACCGTCTCGACGATCCGCGCATCATGGACCGCTTCCATTGCCTCGACGGCGCGCCGGATCACCTCGTGCGCGTGGTCGCGCTCGGCCTGAACCGCAGCATCACGATCGATCTGCAGCGTCCCGGCTCGGTGCCCTGGTACGCCGTCACGACGTGGACGGAAAAGCCCGAATCCGGCTTCTTCTGCGTCGAGCCGTGGCTCGGCCTGCCCGACGCGATCCACAACGGTCTCGGCCTGCGCTGGCTCGATGCGGGCGACACGGAAACGGCGTCGCTGCGCATAGCTGTCGGCACGCTGCCCTGA
- a CDS encoding undecaprenyl-diphosphate phosphatase, with amino-acid sequence MSLSFLIFLSVLQGVTELFPVSSLGHTLLVPALFGMHIDKHAPQLLPFLVALHLGTAFALLWYFRTRWIELISGFFASLSGRRNDEGHMMWALIIGTIPAGLVGLVLEKRLERVFHDLRIVAIALIVNGILLWFGDRLQRSRAHRAPEKLTFKQAFLVGLAQIGALIPGFSRSGLTMIAGNGAGLTSEKAAEFSFLLGTPIIFAAGILELPKLFHAPGQLADALLGGVLTAIAAYLSVRFLMRYFEGRGRLAAFGVYCVIAGVVFLGWFMTHPQPV; translated from the coding sequence GTGAGCCTGTCGTTTTTGATCTTTTTGAGCGTGCTGCAGGGCGTCACGGAACTGTTTCCGGTGAGCAGTCTTGGTCACACGCTGCTCGTTCCCGCCCTGTTCGGCATGCATATCGACAAGCATGCACCGCAACTGCTGCCGTTCCTCGTCGCGCTGCACCTCGGCACGGCGTTCGCGCTGCTGTGGTACTTCCGGACGCGCTGGATCGAGCTGATAAGCGGCTTTTTCGCGTCGCTGTCGGGTCGCCGCAATGACGAAGGTCATATGATGTGGGCGCTCATCATCGGGACGATTCCGGCCGGTCTGGTGGGTCTCGTGCTCGAAAAGCGCCTCGAGCGTGTGTTCCACGATCTGCGCATCGTGGCCATCGCGCTGATCGTCAACGGTATCCTGCTGTGGTTCGGCGACCGTTTGCAGCGCTCGCGCGCGCATCGTGCGCCGGAGAAGCTGACGTTCAAGCAGGCGTTCCTCGTCGGCCTTGCGCAGATCGGCGCGCTGATTCCCGGTTTCTCGCGCAGCGGTCTGACGATGATCGCCGGCAACGGCGCCGGCCTCACCTCCGAGAAAGCGGCCGAATTCTCGTTCCTGCTCGGCACGCCGATCATTTTCGCAGCGGGCATCCTCGAACTGCCGAAGCTGTTCCACGCGCCGGGCCAACTCGCCGACGCGTTGCTGGGCGGCGTGCTGACGGCCATCGCGGCGTATCTGAGCGTGCGCTTCCTGATGCGCTACTTCGAAGGACGCGGCCGGCTGGCAGCGTTCGGCGTGTACTGCGTGATCGCGGGCGTGGTGTTTCTCGGCTGGTTCATGACGCATCCGCAGCCCGTCTGA
- a CDS encoding acid phosphatase encodes MNIKLICATPIAIAAAIGLYACGGNSNSKPTLSSVKNVVVIYAENRSFDNLYGNFPGANGLQNVTTANSRQLDRDGSVLATLPPVWGGLTQAGVTPVITQAMTANLPNAPFAIDDPNGFNTGMNLTTRDLYHRFYENQMQIHGGKNDMFAAWADSGGLVMGHYTPNADKLPLYKLAQQFTLADNFFMGAFGGSFLNHQWLVCACTPFYPNANTSPASTSLSSVDADGVTLTLKSTSAASALTDVPTFVNSGTLTPDFYAVNTMQPPYQPSGNKAASGGDANLADPTNKTTLPPQTNQHIGDLLNSAGVTWAWYGGAWGDAVSAAQNNTANVIYGANLTSPNFQPHHQPFNYFADLAPGTDNRTKHLLDGGLNGSEFIKAIDAGTLPQVAFYKPQGNLNEHAGYTDVSQGDQHIADVISHLQKSPQWNNMVVIVTYDENGGFWDHVAPPKGDRWGPGTRIPAIVVSPYAKKGFVDHTQYDTTSILRFITHRFNLPTLAGLTARDNALVANGGQAMGDLTNALDIKK; translated from the coding sequence CGCGATCGCGGCAGCAATCGGGCTGTACGCATGTGGTGGCAATTCGAACTCGAAGCCGACGCTGTCTTCCGTGAAGAACGTCGTGGTGATCTACGCCGAGAACCGCAGCTTCGACAACCTCTATGGCAACTTCCCGGGCGCCAACGGCCTGCAGAACGTCACGACGGCGAACTCGCGTCAGCTCGACCGCGACGGCTCCGTGCTCGCGACGCTGCCGCCCGTCTGGGGCGGCCTCACGCAGGCAGGCGTGACGCCCGTGATCACGCAGGCGATGACGGCGAACCTGCCGAACGCGCCGTTCGCGATCGACGATCCGAACGGCTTCAACACCGGCATGAACCTCACGACGCGCGACCTGTATCACCGCTTCTACGAGAACCAGATGCAGATCCACGGCGGCAAGAACGACATGTTCGCCGCGTGGGCCGATTCGGGCGGTCTCGTGATGGGTCACTACACGCCGAACGCCGACAAGCTGCCGCTCTACAAGCTCGCGCAGCAATTCACGCTCGCCGACAACTTCTTCATGGGCGCATTCGGCGGCTCGTTCCTGAATCACCAGTGGCTGGTTTGCGCGTGCACGCCGTTCTATCCGAACGCAAACACGAGCCCGGCTTCGACCTCGCTGTCGAGTGTCGACGCGGACGGCGTCACGCTGACGCTCAAGTCGACCTCGGCGGCATCGGCGCTGACCGATGTGCCGACCTTCGTCAACTCGGGCACGCTCACGCCTGACTTCTACGCGGTCAACACGATGCAGCCGCCGTATCAGCCGAGCGGCAACAAGGCGGCGTCGGGCGGCGACGCGAATCTCGCCGACCCGACCAACAAGACGACGCTGCCGCCGCAGACCAACCAGCACATCGGCGATCTGCTCAACAGCGCAGGCGTGACGTGGGCGTGGTACGGCGGCGCATGGGGCGATGCCGTCTCCGCCGCGCAGAACAACACGGCGAACGTGATCTACGGTGCGAACCTGACCTCGCCGAACTTCCAGCCGCACCATCAGCCGTTCAACTACTTCGCGGACCTCGCGCCGGGCACGGACAACCGCACGAAGCATCTGCTCGACGGCGGCCTGAACGGCTCGGAGTTCATCAAGGCGATCGACGCCGGCACGCTGCCGCAAGTCGCGTTCTACAAGCCGCAAGGCAACCTGAACGAGCATGCGGGCTACACCGACGTGTCGCAAGGCGACCAGCACATCGCCGACGTGATCTCGCATCTGCAGAAGAGCCCGCAGTGGAACAACATGGTCGTGATCGTCACGTACGACGAGAACGGCGGTTTCTGGGATCACGTCGCGCCGCCGAAGGGCGACCGCTGGGGTCCGGGCACGCGCATTCCGGCGATCGTCGTATCGCCGTATGCGAAGAAGGGGTTCGTCGATCATACGCAGTACGACACGACGTCGATCCTGCGCTTCATCACGCACCGCTTCAATCTGCCGACGCTCGCGGGCCTGACGGCGCGCGACAACGCGCTCGTCGCGAACGGCGGTCAGGCGATGGGCGACCTGACGAACGCGCTCGATATCAAGAAGTAA